Proteins from one Candidatus Methylomirabilota bacterium genomic window:
- a CDS encoding ATP-binding protein — protein MLRPAPARSLLGYVPLRLAASVFLLFALLLAAAVVVGIQFERYSLLSSGAIPSPEGLPGGLTWKDALKIVAILLTLAAAAILLFTTFQNYRSTTQTFERVKTLMRNVLESIPTGVLTLDSDGALTSLNSAAERLLGVRASMVVGRPLEDALQHTTELAAWVRAALSGRGLFQESDLSVSGAESRRLTLRVSAAELRNESNRFDGLVVLLRDVTEVSRLELQLRRADKLAALGTLAAGVAHEVKNPLHALGLNLHLLVQELGAPQPSKVELEDYLGILRAEIERIHQIVENFLRFSKPSIPEVKPLDLNALVERVLSLVGFEAAGHRVGIQTEFDPELDTIAGDEGQLAQVVLNLVINAMQAMPTGGNLTLTTRRDNGWGELTVRDTGEGIPHDVVPQIFDPYFTTRQGGSGLGLAIAHRIVEGHNGTIDVESKAGLGTTMVVRLPLAGRPMQAARSA, from the coding sequence ATGCTTCGCCCGGCTCCGGCTCGCTCGCTCCTGGGATATGTCCCACTTCGCCTGGCCGCGTCGGTCTTTCTGCTCTTCGCCTTGCTCCTGGCGGCCGCCGTCGTGGTGGGCATTCAATTCGAACGGTATTCCCTTTTGAGTTCCGGCGCCATTCCGTCGCCCGAGGGACTCCCTGGCGGCCTCACATGGAAAGATGCGCTGAAGATTGTGGCGATCCTCCTCACGCTCGCCGCCGCCGCCATCCTGCTGTTCACCACATTCCAGAACTACCGGTCGACCACCCAGACGTTTGAGCGCGTCAAGACGCTCATGCGGAATGTGCTGGAAAGCATCCCGACCGGCGTGTTGACGCTGGATTCAGACGGCGCGCTCACCTCGCTCAATAGCGCCGCCGAACGCTTGCTCGGGGTCCGGGCCTCGATGGTCGTCGGCCGCCCCCTGGAAGACGCGCTCCAGCACACGACGGAACTCGCCGCCTGGGTTCGCGCGGCACTCAGCGGACGGGGACTGTTCCAGGAGAGTGATCTGTCTGTGTCCGGTGCCGAGAGTCGCCGGCTGACGCTGCGCGTGTCGGCGGCTGAGCTCCGTAACGAATCGAATCGGTTCGACGGGCTGGTCGTTCTCCTCCGCGACGTCACCGAGGTCAGCCGGCTGGAGCTTCAGCTCCGGCGAGCGGACAAGCTCGCCGCACTCGGCACGCTGGCCGCCGGCGTCGCCCACGAAGTGAAGAATCCGCTTCATGCCCTCGGCCTCAATCTCCACCTGCTCGTCCAAGAGCTCGGCGCGCCCCAGCCGTCCAAAGTGGAGCTCGAGGATTATCTTGGGATTCTTCGCGCGGAGATCGAGCGCATTCACCAGATCGTGGAGAACTTCCTCCGTTTTTCGAAGCCCTCGATCCCGGAAGTGAAGCCGCTCGATCTCAATGCGCTCGTCGAGCGGGTACTCAGTCTCGTCGGGTTCGAAGCGGCGGGGCACCGGGTCGGGATCCAGACCGAGTTTGACCCCGAGCTCGATACGATCGCGGGTGACGAAGGCCAGCTGGCCCAGGTCGTCCTCAATCTCGTGATCAACGCCATGCAAGCTATGCCGACCGGCGGGAACCTGACGCTCACGACTCGGCGCGACAACGGCTGGGGGGAACTCACGGTGAGAGATACGGGTGAAGGCATCCCGCACGACGTCGTTCCGCAGATCTTCGACCCGTACTTCACCACCCGGCAGGGCGGCTCCGGGCTTGGGCTGGCGATTGCCCACCGTATCGTCGAGGGCCACAACGGCACCATTGACGTCGAGAGCAAGGCTGGCCTGGGTACGACCATGGTCGTCCGCCTCCCGCTGGCCGGTCGGCCTATGCAGGCCGCGAGGAGCGCCTGA
- a CDS encoding sigma-54 dependent transcriptional regulator: MRGRILIVDDELNIRTALAKILEKAGHTVMTGESGERALSLLHEMSFDVILTDLKMVGTGGLDVLRAVKQGQPEAEVILLTAFGTIDSAVEAMKIGAYDYLTKPTDPDRLVHVLAKALEHKALREEVRQLRERAAVREAFEHIVGRSLRMCEVYERVRQVASTTATVLISGESGTGKELVARAIHNRSARKSGPFVTLNCGALPETLLESELFGHERGAFTGALAAKVGRIEQADGGTLFLDEVGEMSPKTQVDFLRVLQERDFRRVGGTYPVTVDVRFIAATNKDLEAAVKRGAFREDLYYRLAVVPIILPPLRERTEDLPVLATAFLREFCTRYDRPEKAFSAPALQALREYAWPGNVRELRNLVERLVVTVPDRVVRPVHLPSTILTGERPEHSLTIPLGIPLHVVEEQVIRRTLGAITANRERAAKVLGISPRALHYKLRQYGIEKLSRERSEEEESPRATHQ, from the coding sequence ATGCGAGGCCGCATTCTGATCGTCGACGACGAGTTGAACATTCGGACCGCGCTGGCAAAGATCCTCGAGAAGGCTGGCCACACGGTCATGACGGGAGAGAGCGGCGAACGGGCGCTCAGTCTACTCCACGAAATGTCGTTTGACGTGATTCTCACCGACCTCAAGATGGTGGGCACGGGAGGCCTGGATGTTCTGCGTGCCGTCAAGCAGGGACAGCCGGAGGCCGAGGTGATCCTGTTGACGGCGTTCGGCACGATCGACAGTGCCGTCGAAGCGATGAAGATCGGGGCGTACGACTATCTGACCAAACCGACCGACCCCGACCGGCTCGTCCACGTCCTGGCGAAGGCACTCGAGCACAAGGCGCTGCGCGAGGAAGTCCGGCAATTGCGCGAGCGCGCGGCAGTGCGTGAGGCGTTCGAACACATCGTGGGACGAAGTCTCCGGATGTGCGAGGTCTACGAACGGGTCCGCCAGGTCGCATCGACGACCGCGACCGTGCTCATCAGCGGCGAGTCCGGGACCGGCAAGGAGCTGGTGGCCCGGGCCATTCACAATCGCAGCGCCCGAAAAAGCGGCCCCTTCGTCACGCTGAACTGCGGCGCGCTGCCGGAGACCCTGCTCGAGTCTGAGCTCTTCGGCCATGAGCGCGGCGCGTTCACCGGCGCGCTGGCGGCGAAGGTCGGGCGGATCGAGCAGGCCGACGGTGGAACGCTGTTCCTCGACGAAGTGGGCGAGATGAGCCCCAAAACCCAGGTGGACTTCCTTCGAGTCCTCCAAGAACGGGACTTTCGCCGAGTCGGGGGGACCTACCCGGTCACGGTCGATGTTCGCTTCATCGCGGCAACCAACAAGGACCTCGAGGCGGCCGTCAAACGGGGCGCGTTCCGGGAGGATCTGTATTACCGACTCGCCGTAGTGCCGATCATCCTGCCACCGCTTCGCGAACGCACGGAAGACCTTCCCGTACTGGCGACCGCATTTCTACGGGAGTTCTGCACCCGGTACGATCGACCGGAGAAGGCCTTCTCGGCGCCGGCGCTCCAGGCGCTCCGCGAGTACGCGTGGCCGGGCAACGTCCGCGAGCTTCGCAATCTCGTCGAGCGGCTCGTCGTGACCGTTCCCGATCGGGTAGTCCGCCCCGTCCACCTGCCCTCCACGATCCTGACCGGCGAGCGCCCTGAACACAGTCTGACGATCCCGTTGGGCATCCCACTCCACGTCGTCGAGGAACAGGTGATCCGTCGAACCCTCGGTGCGATCACCGCGAACCGGGAGCGGGCAGCCAAGGTCCTCGGCATCAGTCCGCGCGCGCTGCACTACAAGCTGCGGCAGTACGGGATCGAGAAGTTGTCGCGCGAGCGATCCGAGGAGGAAGAGTCGCCTCGGGCAACCCATCAGTAA